The following proteins are encoded in a genomic region of Channa argus isolate prfri chromosome 3, Channa argus male v1.0, whole genome shotgun sequence:
- the trmt1 gene encoding tRNA (guanine(26)-N(2))-dimethyltransferase isoform X2: protein MEKIGAEEPAVTATVGEKCEPGLRVLEGLAASGLRSVRFALEVPGLQSITANDFSTKAAALIARNAQYNGVGHLVQASCRDASMLMYEMRRKKERYDVIDLDPYGSPASFLDAAVQAVSEGGLLCITCTDMAVMAGNSGETCFSKYGSVSIKAKYCHEMALRIILHSLDQRAAVYQRYIQPLLSVSVDFYIRVFVRVFTGQATVKNSASKQALIYNCVGCGSFHLQRMGRRTSNGKHMKYSAATGPPVGPECEHCGQRHQLGGPIWAEPIHDLTFVQKVLSAVSGNPSRFGTSKRIEGVLSMVTEELEDVPLYYTVDSLSSTIHCNTPPLLQFRSALLHAGYRVSMSHACKNAIKTDAPPAAIWDIMRCWEKTNPVKREKFSETSPAFKILSTEPSLEACFTVREDANPQSRKRHLTRFQENPQAFWGPKARAKSGGGISTNLQDKRQKCQNKRKSQMTDSSHLKNYPCKMFKEGSCTHGDKCCYSHSLEQTTEEQME from the exons ATGGAGAAAATTGGAGCAGAGGAGCCAGCCGTCACTGCAACAGTGGGGGAAAAATGTGAG CCTGGTCTTCGTGTCCTCGAAGGCCTGGCGGCATCCGGTTTGCGTTCGGTACGTTTCGCTCTTGAAGTCCCTGGCCTGCAGAGCATCACAGCCAACGACTTTTCCACCAAGGCCGCGGCGCTAATTGCCAGGAACGCTCAGTACAATGGAGTCGGCCACCTGGTCCAGGCCAGCTGCAGGGACGCCAG tATGTTGATGTACGAGATGCGCAGGAAGAAAGAGCGCTATGATGTCATCGATTTGGACCCCTATGGTAGCCCTGCCTCCTTCCTGGATGCCGCTGTGCAGGCCGTCAGTGAAGGAG GTCTGTTGTGTATAACGTGTACAGACATGGCAGTGATGGCAGGAAACAGTGGAGAGACCTGCTTCAGCAAATATGGTTCAGTCTCCATCAAAGCCAAATACTGTCATGAGATG GCTCTTCGCATCATCCTCCACAGTTTGGACCAGCGGGCAGCAGTGTACCAGCGATACATCCAGCCCCTGTTGTCCGTCAGTGTCGACTTTTACATTCGGGTCTTTGTGCGTGTCTTCACAGGACAGGCTACAGTCAAGAACTCAgccag TAAACAGGCTCTGATCTACAACTGTGTCGGCTGTGGCTCTTTCCACTTGCAGAGAATGGGCAGGAGAACAAGCAATGGGAAACA TATGAAGTATTCTGCTGCCACTGGGCCCCCAGTCGGACCAGAGTGTGAGCACTGTGGACAGAGACATCAG CTGGGTGGTCCCATCTGGGCTGAACCCATCCACGACTTGACATTTGTCCAGAAGGTTTTGTCCGCTGTGTCGGGGAACCCATCTCGATTTGGAACATCCAAGCGCATCGAGGGCGTGCTCAGCATGGTGACTGAG GAGTTGGAAGATGTGCCTCTGTATTACACTGTGGACAGTCTGAGCAGCACAATACACTGCAACACTCCACCCCTGCTCCAGTTTCG ATCTGCGCTCCTTCATGCTGGTTACAGGGTTTCCATGTCTCATGCCTGCAAGAACGCCATCAAGACCGATGCTCCTCCTGCAGCTATCTGGGACATAATGCGATGCTGG GAGAAGACCAACCCTGTGAAGAGGGAGAAGTTTTCTGAGACCAGTCCTGCTTTCAAAATCCTTTCCACTGAGCCCAG CCTAGAGGCCTGTTTCACAGTAAGGGAGGACGCCAACCCACAGTCCCGTAAACGCCATCTGACCCGCTTCCAGGAGAACCCACAAGCCTTCTGGGGACCCAAAGCTCGCGCCAAATCCGG TGGCGGCATCTCTACAAACCTGCAGGACAAGAGGCAGAAATGCCAGAACAAGAGGAAGAGCCAGATGACCGACTCTTCTCATCTAAAGAACTACCCGTGCAAGATGTTCAAAGAG GGAAGTTGTACACACGGAGATAAATGCTGCTACTCCCACAGCCTTGAGCAGACAACAGAAGAGCAAATGGAATAA